Proteins from one Pelosinus sp. IPA-1 genomic window:
- the glp gene encoding gephyrin-like molybdotransferase Glp has protein sequence MEFFQCMSLKEAQHVIVESLKKRTIFSETVHLINALGRIAAVDVVAKNDLPPFSRSTVDGFAVQSADTFGASEAASSLFSIIGEVSMGEESKMEIFPGNAVAIPTGGMLPVGADAVVMVEHVEQPDSKNLLVLRMVAPGENVIEKGEDVQVGATIIKQGQSIGPQHIGMLAACGYANISVYKKLEVGIISTGDELVGIEEPIKFGQIRDVNSYALGALLLEMGCAVTQMGIVKDSYEKFLSVLSKAVDTYQLVLISGGSSVGARDYTVKAIDALGTPGVLIHGIAVKPGKPTIFGMTNDVPVFGLPGHPAAAMTVCKQLVKIAVRKLMGFEQNVEPFGIPACLARNVASAPGRDDFITVKLTKENGTYKATPILGKSGLIRIMAQADGTIHIPADKSGIYSGEIVEVLLDKQED, from the coding sequence GTGGAGTTTTTTCAGTGTATGTCACTTAAAGAAGCACAACATGTAATTGTTGAAAGTCTTAAAAAACGTACTATATTTAGTGAAACAGTACATTTAATAAATGCTTTGGGTAGAATAGCTGCAGTGGATGTTGTGGCAAAAAATGATTTACCACCTTTTAGTCGCTCCACTGTAGACGGATTCGCAGTACAAAGTGCCGATACCTTTGGTGCTAGCGAGGCTGCTTCATCACTTTTTTCTATTATTGGCGAAGTTTCCATGGGAGAAGAAAGTAAAATGGAAATATTTCCCGGAAATGCGGTGGCTATTCCTACGGGAGGAATGTTACCAGTGGGAGCAGATGCGGTAGTTATGGTAGAGCATGTTGAACAACCTGATTCTAAAAATTTATTGGTATTAAGAATGGTTGCCCCCGGAGAAAATGTGATTGAAAAGGGGGAAGATGTTCAAGTAGGGGCTACTATAATAAAGCAAGGACAGAGTATTGGTCCGCAACATATTGGGATGCTCGCTGCGTGTGGGTATGCTAACATTTCAGTATATAAGAAACTGGAAGTAGGGATCATTTCGACTGGTGATGAATTAGTTGGTATTGAGGAGCCTATAAAATTTGGTCAAATTAGAGATGTCAATTCCTATGCATTAGGTGCTTTGTTATTGGAGATGGGCTGCGCAGTAACACAAATGGGGATCGTAAAGGATAGTTACGAAAAATTTCTTTCCGTTTTATCAAAAGCGGTAGATACTTATCAACTCGTACTTATTTCTGGAGGAAGCTCTGTTGGAGCAAGAGACTATACGGTTAAGGCAATTGATGCTCTTGGCACTCCAGGGGTATTAATACATGGTATCGCTGTTAAACCTGGCAAACCTACTATTTTTGGCATGACAAATGATGTGCCAGTATTTGGCTTACCAGGACATCCAGCTGCTGCCATGACGGTTTGCAAACAGTTGGTTAAGATAGCCGTGAGAAAGCTAATGGGGTTTGAACAAAATGTAGAGCCTTTTGGAATTCCAGCATGCCTAGCTCGAAATGTCGCTTCTGCGCCAGGGCGGGACGATTTTATTACTGTAAAGTTAACAAAAGAAAACGGAACGTATAAAGCAACCCCTATTTTAGGAAAATCAGGGTTAATTCGTATTATGGCACAAGCTGATGGTACAATACATATTCCCGCAGATAAAAGTGGAATTTATAGTGGAGAAATTGTAGAAGTTTTGCTCGACAAACAAGAAGATTAA